A stretch of the Panicum virgatum strain AP13 chromosome 9N, P.virgatum_v5, whole genome shotgun sequence genome encodes the following:
- the LOC120691821 gene encoding thymocyte nuclear protein 1-like, with protein sequence MTRKAKPAAQATAAATAATGVQYWLLKTEPGEWSWSDQASAPGGVAPRDGVRNHQAMKNLRAMRTGDRCLFYHSGAGAASRRVVGVVEVARTWYEGEGEGEGKEAASGGAVDVRAVGEFRNPVPLGEVKKAAGEVEGMRDFALLRQPRLSVMPVPGKIWDWICDAGGGFVQDGEAEEEEG encoded by the coding sequence ATGACGAGGAAAGCAAAGCCCGCCGCCCaagccaccgcggcggcgaccgccgccaccggcgtccAGTACTGGCTTCTGAAGACGGAGCCGGGCGAGTGGTCGTGGTCCGACCAGGCGAGCGCCCCGGGCGGCGTTGCGCCGCGGGACGGCGTCCGCAACCACCAGGCCATGAAAAACCTCCGCGCCATGCGCACCGGCGACCGGTGCCTGTTCTAccactccggcgccggcgccgcctcccgccgcgtcgtcggcgtcgtggAGGTCGCCCGGACCTGGTAcgaaggggagggggaaggggaggggaaggaggcAGCGTCTGGCGGCGCCGTGGACGTGCGGGCGGTCGGGGAGTTCCGGAACCCCGTCCCTCTGGGTGAGGTCAAGAAAGCGGCGGGCGAGGTGGAGGGGATGAGGGACTTCGCGCTGCTCCGGCAGCCGCGGCTGTCGGTGATGCCGGTCCCGGGCAAGATCTGGGACTGGATTTGCGACGCGGGTGGGGGCTTCGTGCAGGACGgcgaagctgaggaagaagagggttGA
- the LOC120692360 gene encoding uncharacterized protein LOC120692360 gives MPILTSDSIASPRWGVPFFAARSGAPRTRRPPSSGSQGHGCGWPLDRVAGWVGGGIAAVFFASLERCSCVNVRTHDDLLDDEQRDSEAPLMFDDGNGSYSMAGAAGAARRRGGGRSDKGKRTGGGMWCYGEF, from the coding sequence ATGCCAATCCTCACGTCGGACTCCATTGCGTCCCCGAGGTGGGGCGTCCCCTTCTTCGCCGCCCGCTCGGGCGCGCCACGCACGCGCCGGCCGCCTTCCTCCGGTAGCCAAGGGCACGGCTGCGGGTGGCCGCTGGACCGCGTGGCTGGCTGGGTCGGTGGCGGCATCGCCGCGGTGTTCTTCGCGTCGCTGgagcggtgctcgtgcgtcaaCGTGCGCACGCACGACGACCTCCTCGACGACGAGCAGAGGGACTCGGAGGCGCCGCTCATGTTCGACGACGGCAACGGTAGCTACTCCATGGccggggccgccggcgcggcgaggaggagaggaggcgggAGGAGCGACAAGGGCAAGAGAACTGGTGGTGGCATGTGGTGCTATGGGGAATTTTAG